TTGACTCTAatgataaaagaaaataatcaaaatttCATACTCTAGATAAGTAGATATCataatatacataacatgtaTCTGTAAAGATAATATAATCCATCAGCACAATGAACAAAGAAAACATAATCCATCAGTAGCAGTAACATAAGCTGAAGGAAGCATCTTCACTGGTTCCATTCAACCATCAATTAAACGCATATAAATAGAGCTATCTAACTAAAGATATTCAAGTTCCACTTCCACAATCTTTGTTACCAAAATGAAACTTTTACCTCTCATGTTTCCTGCACTTCAATTTTGGTTACTGCACcttcttttaattttcaaccCTGTCTCAAATGCAGTTGCCTCTACATTAGGAAACAAGTCTGATCATTTAGCATTGCTCAAATTCAAGGAATCAATATCCAATGACCCATTTGGGGTCTTGGTCTCTTGGAATGGTTCCACCCACTTTTGTAAGTGGCATGGAATCTCATGCATGAGTCAAAGAGTTACAGAGTTGAACCTAGAAGGATACCAATTGCATGGAACTATATCTCCCCATGTTGGCAATCTCTCTTCCTTGAAAATCCTAAACCTAGAAAGCAATAGTTTCTTTGGAAAAATCCCACATGAATTGGGTCACttgtttcaattgcaacaactGCTTCTCACCAACAACTCCTTGGTAGGAGAGATCCCTGCAAATTTGACAAGTTGCTCTGATCTCAGAGAATTGTACTTATATGGCAATAATCTAATTGGAAATATACCAATTGGAATTGGCTCTCTTTGGAAGCTTCaagtattagaaattgggaaaAACAATTTAACTGGAGGGATCACTCCATTCATAGGGAATCTTTCATCCCTAATTGCTATCTCTGTGGCTTATAATAACTTAGAGGGACATGTTCCACATGAAATATGTTACCTTAAAAGCTTGAGAGTAATAGTATTAGAGGTCAACAATTTCTCTGGTACATTTCCTTCTTGTCTTTACAATATGTCATCCCTTACTACAATTGCAGCTGCAAAAAATCACTTTGATGGCTCTCTTCCACCTAGCATGTTCCACACCCTTCCTAATCTTCAATTTTTTGGAATTGGTGGGAATCAAATCTCAGGTTTTATCCCCACTTCCATTGCAAATGCTTCTACCCTGACAGTACTTGATATCACAAGAAACAATTTTACGGGACAAGTTCCAAGCCTAGGAAAGCTGCAAGATGTTTGGCTTCTACAGCTAACTTACAACAAACTAGGTGACAATTCATCTAATGATTTGGAATTTTTAAATTCACTGACAAATTGTAGCAAGTTGCAGAAGTTATCTTTAGCTGGGAATAACTTTGGAGGTAGTTTGCCTAATTCCTTAGGTAACATGTCCTCCCAACTTGAAAATATGCGTCTTGGGGGTAATCATATATCAGGGAAGATTCCTGCTGGGTTAGGAAATCTAATTGGCTTAACCCTTTTGGCCATGGAAAATAACCATTTTGAAGGGATGATTCCAGCCACCTTTTTGAAGTTTCACAAGATACAAGTGTTAGACTTGAGTGGAAACCAACTTTCAGGAAATATTCCAGTGTTCATAGGCAACCTCAGTCAGTTGTACCATTTGGGCTTAGAACAAAATAACTTAGAAGGAAACATTCCTCTAAGCATAGGAAATTGCCAAAAGTTACAATCTCTAAACCTTTCACATAACAACCTTAGTGGAACCATCCCCTCTGAGGTTTTTAGCCTTTTCTCATTAACAAACTACTTAGACTTGTCACAAAACTCATTGACTGGGAACCTACCTATTGAAGTGGGTAGACTCACAAATATCAATTGGTTGGATATCTCTGAGAATCATTTGTCAAGTGCCATTCCTGTAACCTTTGGAGAATGCCTAAGCTTGGAGTATCTTTATTTGCAAGGGAATTCCTTCCATGGAATCATTCCACCCTCTTTGGCTTCACTTAAAGTTCTTCAATGTTTAGACCTGTCAAGAAACCGGTTGTCGGGATCAATTCCTAAAGCCCTACAAAATCTTTTGTTTATGGAGTACttcaatgtttctttcaacATGTTGGATGGTGAAGTGCCAACAAAAGGTGTCTTTCAAAATGGAAGCGCGTTAGCAGTGACCGGAAACAAAAATCTTTGTGGTGGTATTTTAGAATTGCATCTACCACCATGCCTTAAGGAAGGTAAGAAACCTACAAAGCACCATAATTTCAAGTTGATAGCAGTGGCAGTTAGTGTGGTTGCTTTTCTTCTGATTTTGTCATTTCTTCTAACAATCTACTGGATGacgaaaagaagaaagaagccatCTTCTGATTCACCAGTAATTGATCAACTGGCTAGGGTTTCATACCAAGACCTACATCAGGCAACCGATGGATTCTCAGCCGGAAACTTGATTGGATCAGGAAGTTTTGGTTCTGTATACAAAGGGAATCTTGTGTCAGAAGATAAAGATGTTGCTGTAAAGGTCTTGAACCTTAAAAAGAAGGGAGTTCACAAGAGTTTCGTTGCTGAATGTAATGCTCTTAAAAACATTAGGCATCGAAATCTGGTTAAAATTTTAACATGTTGTTCTAGTGCAAACTTCAATGGTGAAGAATTCAAAGCTCTAGTTTTTGAGTAcatggaaaatggaagcttAGAACAATGGCTGCATCCAAGGATAGAGCATCCAAGAGCACTAGACCTTAATCAAAGATTAAATATCATCATCGATGTTGCCTCCGTATTACATTATCTTCATCATGGATGCGAGCAAGTAGTCGTTCATTGTGATCTAAAGCCAAGCAATGTCCTTCTTGATAATGACATGGTTGCTCATGTAAGTGATTTTGGCATAGCAAGGATTCTCTCAACCATTGATGGTACATCTGATAAGCAAACTAGTACAATTGGAATTAAAGGGACTATTGGATATGCTCCTCCAGGTATGTTCAGACCTCTTGAATCATTTGCTGCTTCTTTGAATTCTTGTATCTTTTGGTTTCTATTATATTTGAATATTTGTCAGTATCAATGCAAAGTGAATGCAATTTTTCTCATGGATTGAAATGAAAGTTCATTCATATTGCATACTGGTATCCAAACACACCCTTGTTATAAAGTATTGACAGTTTGTTATAAATTTCAGAGTATGGAGCAGGATCTGAAGTGTCCATATATGGAGATATTTATAGCTTTGGGATTCTTATGTTGGAAATACTTACTGGAAGAAAACCAACTGATGAAATGTTTCAAGATGGTCTAAATTTGCAAAAATTTGTTGAAATTTCATTTCATGGTAATCTCTTACAAATTTTGGATCCATCACTTGTACCAGGAGAGGAGGAAGCAGAAGAAGGAAATGGTAGGACAGTTGATAAGTGCTTAGCATCTCTTTTTAGGATTGGACTTGCTTGTTTAGCGGAATCGCCAAAAGAAAGGATGAATATGATGGATGTTAAGAGAGAGCTGAACATAATCAGAGAGGCCTTTCAAGCTGGTAAAATAAATAGAAACTGACTAAGATAATCATGTATAACTGGAAAATACAATGTAGATTTGCCAGTTTCACATTGTTGCTAACTTGCTATGGCCAAATTGAGATTTCTAGATGCTTAATTGCATGCTGCACCAGCTTTGGCTCTTAATGTATTTCCAAATTCTAAAACTACAAGGCATGTTTTTCTCAAATTTAAGGTGCCGACACATGTGAAAAATTAAAGCTGTAATAAAATGCCACAGTCATTTTGTTAATAGATTGATGTGTTTTTAGTATGATGCACCACCAGGTTGCCACTAGAGTTAAACCACATCAAAGTAGTTTATTCAAACATTAAGAAGCTTCAAATACAATCATTCATGTAATTAAGTTATTAAGGGGACAGACCTTACCCTTGTAGCTTGTAAGTAGCCCCCAAAGGAATTAATCAAGTTAAATACAGTACGTTGGAAACTGTTTGTGCTGTTGCTCAATCAAAACCACACCCACCCAGTATCTTAATATTTTATTGATGTGATAATTTCTTCCACTTTCTATTTCCAGCCAACATGTCATTTTGTATTTCCTTCATTAAATACTGCACATATAAAATCTAAATTTGTCCTTTATATCTTCATTTACCTTCATATTATCTTGTATGGGCTATTCAACAGTGCATCTCAAACAATTTTCTGATCAAGAGATGTTTTAGCTTGTATTCCTACTAATGTATTGTTGATAAACTTAATCCTAGAGTTTAACCTTGAAAgacaaaattattaaataaagtgAAGAGAGTTACTCTAACTCAATTTGTTCTTAGACACCATTTTATTGCATGCAACATATCTAGATTCCACAAGGTATTTATGATGATATTAATGCGTCCATTTGCAAGTTTGTGTAGGAGAGAGCGACATAAAAAGACATTTATTTAGTGAATTGGGATAAGGTAACTCAATTGACAAAGTTAAAAGGGTTTGGGCTTCATTAAGCCCAAAATCATTATGTGGCCCTTGTTGAGAATAATGTGTGGCAAATAGTGCAAGGAGAGGACAAGCCATGAAAGTTTAATGAAAGGAAAATATGGGTTGAATGATTCTTTCCTCTCAATAAGCAACATGAGAGGGTCTATTGTGTGGCAATCTCTCAGAAAGGCAAATGATTCCCTTAAAAGATGGCTTTTTTTTAGTCATCTTGTTTTTTGTTGATGTTTTTGACATTCATGAcgtgattttaaataaggagaGCTTGTTAAATCCTCACGTGGatgattgtattttttttttgcatttcttGAGCATGGTGTTGCGTTAAATTGAGTAGCTTGGGCTTTGGAGGGTGAATCCGAAATAGTGATGGTGACTGGCTGATGGGTTTTATGGGATCTGGTGGGGATGCAACTATCCTCCACATGGATTTTTAGGCCTTTTTCATGGGCTTACTGTTACTTGCATCATGGATCCAGTCAGTGGTGTGCTCTATTTTATAGCGGTATAAGGCCTCCTGCGAGTTATCATGTTGATGCAGGTCTGATTTGGAATGTTAAAGAACCGCTTAGAAGACCGTGAGAGGTTACTTTTGGTTCATACCTTTATGAAAGAGAATGCATGTGCAAATTTTTTAGCCAAAGTTGAAGCCCGACAGTCTTTGAACTTCTTATTTATAATCTCCTTCTGATGAGCTTGAGCCATTGTTCTTGTAGATGTTATAAGGACTAGCTTTTGTCAGGTTAGTTTGCCTAAGatgtattttttcttctttattctttgttgtttgttttctttctcggCTTGTACCATTAAAATATAGTTATAGATAAACTATAAAACAAGCTGCAAATTAAAGCTAATTTCGCAGCTAATCAGTTGGTACACAGTTATAACACTCCTTTAAagcagtgttttaaaactcggctcggtcatCGACTCGGTCGGGGTACTGAGTCACTGAGTCATTGGTCGGACCAGTGGGTCACtggttcgattgcttgactcggtatatattaaaaaatcataaaaaatgtcaaattcaatataaaagtaatatataaataataaaatgctTCTCTTATCAATAACATTGTGATGGTGCAGTGGTTAGTCTTCCTTCATATATCCTCTATTGCATATGTTCGAACCTTCCTGGCACCCTTTTTACACACATTATTACATTTTTTCCTATTATATACAACATGTTTCCTACTGgattaaaaaaacacaatttgaaAGGCCCAATATGTTAATTAATTACCGGTCAACTCGAAATGGGCTTCCATATATGGCCCATCATccacaaattaataaaaaaaattaaaaaacgaAAAATGGGTGACTCGCCAGTTCAATtaaaaaaccggccgagtcaccgGTTCGATCATTAAACCGGCCGGTTCAAAACGGTTCCGGCCGAGTGACATGCAGAACCGATCTGAAGTAAggctcggaccggtcaggtCACCGAGTCCCgaccggtccgagccgagtCTTAAAACACTGCTTTAAAGGCACATGTCTAAGTGTCTAATATACACCttttttacatatttaatttttaccGATTCAACCACAATTTGATAACGGTTGAATATTGAATCGTAAACAAGTGTCTTCACGTGTTATATGACAGGTCTAATTTTTAAAACATTGAGTAAATAAGACCGGTTAGTTGCGGATGTCTCAGGCGATTTCAATTTAGATATTTTTTTGTCGATCACTACAATCGACGACTGACATGTTGAGATGAAGATATTCAAAGAAAAATAGTAGATGATGTTGTTCTAGACTATTCTGTGAGAAAATGGAAGAAGATTAACCCCCCGTATATTTGAAGGAAGGATGGTTACCATGGCTTAAAGGGGAGTAAACAAGTGGCTCACGATAGAAGATCGACAGACGAACAAGGACTCTATCGGATTGGAACATCATCTCATGAGATCTCATGAGATGAAGAGATTTAAAAGAATATGATGTTGTTCTAGATATTCtataagaaaatgaaaggtGATTTATAACCTATATAGTCAAAGAAGGATGCCTATCATGGCCTAACGGGGAAGAGACCAATGAGAATTCTTGGTGGCTCACGGAGGAAGGCTATCGGGGCTCGTACAAGAGTTGTGGCGATTTGGGACAAGAAGAGAGGAAGATAGTGAAACATGAGATCACATGGCTGAGGCTTCAAGCGGCCAAGGGATGAGGAAGAGGCAAAACACCAAGACAAAAGATAGCAGGTGAAGTGTTTGAGGCGGAGGGGCAAGAGGACGAACGAGATATAT
This is a stretch of genomic DNA from Lotus japonicus ecotype B-129 chromosome 1, LjGifu_v1.2. It encodes these proteins:
- the LOC130727387 gene encoding probable LRR receptor-like serine/threonine-protein kinase At3g47570; amino-acid sequence: MKLLPLMFPALQFWLLHLLLIFNPVSNAVASTLGNKSDHLALLKFKESISNDPFGVLVSWNGSTHFCKWHGISCMSQRVTELNLEGYQLHGTISPHVGNLSSLKILNLESNSFFGKIPHELGHLFQLQQLLLTNNSLVGEIPANLTSCSDLRELYLYGNNLIGNIPIGIGSLWKLQVLEIGKNNLTGGITPFIGNLSSLIAISVAYNNLEGHVPHEICYLKSLRVIVLEVNNFSGTFPSCLYNMSSLTTIAAAKNHFDGSLPPSMFHTLPNLQFFGIGGNQISGFIPTSIANASTLTVLDITRNNFTGQVPSLGKLQDVWLLQLTYNKLGDNSSNDLEFLNSLTNCSKLQKLSLAGNNFGGSLPNSLGNMSSQLENMRLGGNHISGKIPAGLGNLIGLTLLAMENNHFEGMIPATFLKFHKIQVLDLSGNQLSGNIPVFIGNLSQLYHLGLEQNNLEGNIPLSIGNCQKLQSLNLSHNNLSGTIPSEVFSLFSLTNYLDLSQNSLTGNLPIEVGRLTNINWLDISENHLSSAIPVTFGECLSLEYLYLQGNSFHGIIPPSLASLKVLQCLDLSRNRLSGSIPKALQNLLFMEYFNVSFNMLDGEVPTKGVFQNGSALAVTGNKNLCGGILELHLPPCLKEGKKPTKHHNFKLIAVAVSVVAFLLILSFLLTIYWMTKRRKKPSSDSPVIDQLARVSYQDLHQATDGFSAGNLIGSGSFGSVYKGNLVSEDKDVAVKVLNLKKKGVHKSFVAECNALKNIRHRNLVKILTCCSSANFNGEEFKALVFEYMENGSLEQWLHPRIEHPRALDLNQRLNIIIDVASVLHYLHHGCEQVVVHCDLKPSNVLLDNDMVAHVSDFGIARILSTIDGTSDKQTSTIGIKGTIGYAPPEYGAGSEVSIYGDIYSFGILMLEILTGRKPTDEMFQDGLNLQKFVEISFHGNLLQILDPSLVPGEEEAEEGNGRTVDKCLASLFRIGLACLAESPKERMNMMDVKRELNIIREAFQAGKINRN